TTGTTCAAGCTTTCAGAAAATTGTCGCGGGCTATATTGTCCTGTGTTAGTACGAAATCAAGAACGCTGGAAAAGTAAAGAAACTATTTATTTTAGACACCCAAGTCCATGGAATGTGCATGAAACTGATCGGGTTCCAAAGGAAAGGAGTGATGGATGGATGGAGGTTATTGTGTGGATTTACAACAACTCTAATTGTAAGCTTCGTAATGATTCACTTCATGTTAAGTTGAAACTCACAACTTACGAAGGAACACTGTCTGGCCTTATTTTAGGCGGCCTCGAGTTTCGACCAATAGAAGAATAGGTAATTACAGAACTGTTATTGTAGTTTACTCTTAATAGTCATCGTTGTACATCAATGACTAAATAATTACAGAGCTGTTGTTGTATTATGAAAATTGGTTACAGAAGTTTTCTACCAAAATGTCAGATAAATAAATGTTGCTGACATTAGTTGGCAATTTCAGTATATATTAGGGTTTCATAAAACTCTCTCTTGATTGAGAGGTGATTGTATTCATTCATTATATAGATACAATATTAACAAACTTCCTAATGTATAGGGGATAGATACAATCCTATCTATATATAAAAGATTACATAATACATTAGATGGGGGAGGACCAACACGAAGCTTGTTGCGAAAACCTTCAAAAAGAGGACGCGGAAGACTTTTGGTAAAGATGTCAGCCAACTGAAGATGCGTGGAGCCATACTTGGTGTGAAGTCGACCTGAAAGTACCAATTCTCGAACAAAATGATAatcaatatctatgtgtttagcacGTTTGTGAGAGATAGGATTTTGACTTAAGAAAAGTGCACTTCGATTATCACAGAGAATCGTGGGACGTCCAGAAGGTAAAACATGAAGTTCTCGAAGAAGGTGAGTAATCCAGATAATTTCAGAAGCAGTGTTAGCCAATGCACGGTACTCAGATTCACAACTTGAACGAGAAACCATTGGTTGCTTCTTTGCACTCCATGAAACAAGATTCCCACCTAAAAAGATAGAGTAGCCATAAGTGGACCGACGAGTCTCTATACACCGAGCCCAGTCAGCATCAGAATATCCCAAAATATTCGGAGATGGAGAATGAAGAAAGGATAAACCAAAAGAAATCGTGCCTTTAATGTACCGCAAGATGCGTTTAACTGCCTGAAAATGATCCTGCATAGGAGCATGAAGAAACTGACTGACTTGATTCACGGCATAAGAAATGTCAGGCCGTGTAATAGTAAGATATTGTAAAGCACCAACTAGCGAGCGATAAATTGTTGGATCTGAATAAGGAGAACCCTGAGTAGTGAAATATGCGGACGTAGATAGAGGGGTGGATACCGGTTTAACATCCAATAACTTAGCACGGGCAAGAATATCATAAGCATATTTGGATTGACATAAGAATAAGCCAGAATCATGATAGGAAACTTCCAACCCCAGAAAATAATTTAACTTGCCAAGATCAGAAATGGAAAACTCCT
This genomic window from Rutidosis leptorrhynchoides isolate AG116_Rl617_1_P2 chromosome 2, CSIRO_AGI_Rlap_v1, whole genome shotgun sequence contains:
- the LOC139887606 gene encoding uncharacterized mitochondrial protein AtMg00810-like, whose protein sequence is MRHFITRLNKEFSISDLGKLNYFLGLEVSYHDSGLFLCQSKYAYDILARAKLLDVKPVSTPLSTSAYFTTQGSPYSDPTIYRSLVGALQYLTITRPDISYAVNQVSQFLHAPMQDHFQAVKRILRYIKGTISFGLSFLHSPSPNILGYSDADWARCIETRRSTYGYSIFLGGNLVSWSAKKQPMVSRSSCESEYRALADTVAELTWLQDLLRELRVPVKTVPTLWCDNLGATYLSANPVFHARTKHVEVDFHFVRERVAQQKLSVQFITTDDQIADIFTKPLSSPRFLQLRSKLQVVTRP